One stretch of Halichoerus grypus chromosome 10, mHalGry1.hap1.1, whole genome shotgun sequence DNA includes these proteins:
- the HCK gene encoding tyrosine-protein kinase HCK isoform X1 produces MGCMKSKFLQDRGKVSKTEPSTNPHSPVYVPDPTSASKRHPDNSNNNPPGSTDAGPDDIVVIALYDYDAIHHEDLSFQKGDQMVVLEESGEWWKARSLATRKEGYIPSNYVARIDSLETEEWFFKDISRKDAERQLLAPGNVLGSFLIRDSETTKGSYSLSVRDYDPQHRDAVKHYKIRTLDGGGFYISPRSTFSTLQELVAHYKKGSDGLCQKLTVPCVSSKPQKPWEKDAWEIPRESLKLEKKLGAGQFGEVWMATYNKHTKVAVKTMKPGSMSVEAFLAEANLMKTLQHDKLVKLHAVVTEEPIYIITEFMAKGSLLDFLKSAEGSKQPLPKLIDFSAQIAEGMAFIEQRNYIHRDLRAANILVSASLVCKIADFGLARVIEDNAYMAREGAKFPIKWTAPEAINFGSFTIKSDVWSFGILLMEIVTYGRIPYPGMTNPEVIRALERGYRMPRPEHCPEELYKMMTRCWKNRPEERPTFEYIQSVLDDFYTATESQYQQQP; encoded by the exons ATGGGATGCATGAAGTCCAAATTCCTCCAGGACAGAGGCAAGGTCTCAAAAACCGAGCCCAGTACCAACCCACACAGCCCTGTGTATGTGCCAGATCCCACGTCTGCAAGCAAGCGG CACCctgacaacagcaacaacaacccACCAGGGTCCACAGATG CAGGTCCTGATGACATCGTTGTGATTGCTCTTTATGATTATGACGCCATTCACCACGAAGACCTCAGTTTCCAGAAGGGAGATCAGATGGTGGTCCTGGAAGA GTCTGGGGAATGGTGGAAGGCTCGATCCCTGGCCACCCGGAAAGAAGGCTATATCCCAAGCAACTACGTTGCCCGCATTGACTCTCTGGAGACAGAGGA GTGGTTCTTCAAGGACATCAGCCGGAAGGATGCAGAGCGCCAACTCCTGGCCCCGGGCAACGTGCTGGGCTCCTTCCTGATCCGGGACAGCGAGACCACCAAAG GAAGCTACTCGTTGTCTGTGCGAGACTATGACCCCCAGCACAGGGACGCGGTGAAACATTACAAGATCCGGACCCTGGACGGTGGGGGCTTCTACATCTCCCCACGGAGCACCTTCAGCACCCTGCAGGAGCTGGTGGCCCACTACAAGA AGGGGAGTGATGGACTCTGCCAGAAGCTGACAGTGCCCTGCGTGTCCTCCAAGCCCCAGAAGCCGTGGGAGAAAGATGCTTGGGAGATACCCCGGGAATCCCTCAAGCTGGAGAAGAAACTTGGAGCCGGGCAGTTTGGGGAAGTCTGGATGG ccACCTACAACAAGCACACCAAGGTGGCTGTGAAGACGATGAAGCCAGGGAGCATGTCTGTGGAGGCCTTCCTGGCAGAGGCCAACCTGATGAAGACTCTGCAGCATGACAAGCTGGTGAAGCTGCATGCAGTGGTCACAGAGGAACCCATCTACATCATCACGGAGTTCATGGCCAAAG gaaGCCTGCTGGACTTCCTGAAAAGTGCGGAGGGCAGCAAGCAGCCGTTGCCCAAGCTCATTGACTTCTCAGCCCAG ATTGCAGAAGGCATGGCCTTCATCGAGCAGAGGAACTACATTCACCGAGACCTCAGAGCCGCCAACATCCTGGTCTCTGCGTCCCTGGTGTGTAAGATCGCCGACTTTGGCCTGGCACGTGTCATCGAGGACAACGCGTACATGGCTCGGGAAG GGGCCAAGTTCCCCATCAAGTGGACAGCCCCTGAAGCCATCAACTTTGGCTCTTTCACCATCAAGTCAGACGTCTGGTCCTTTGGTATTCTGCTGATGGAGATCGTCACCTATGGCCGGATCCCTTACCCAG GGATGACAAACCCTGAGGTGATCCGGGCACTGGAGCGTGGATACCGCATGCCTCGACCAGAGCACTGCCCTGAGGAGCTCTACAAAATGATGACACGCTGCTGGAAGAACCGCCCTGAGGAGCGGCCCACCTTCGAATATATCCAGAGTGTGCTGGACGACTTCTACACGGCCACTGAGAGCCAGTACCAACAGCAACCGTGA
- the HCK gene encoding tyrosine-protein kinase HCK isoform X2: MGCMKSKFLQDRGKVSKTEPSTNPHSPVYVPDPTSASKRHPDNSNNNPPGSTDGPDDIVVIALYDYDAIHHEDLSFQKGDQMVVLEESGEWWKARSLATRKEGYIPSNYVARIDSLETEEWFFKDISRKDAERQLLAPGNVLGSFLIRDSETTKGSYSLSVRDYDPQHRDAVKHYKIRTLDGGGFYISPRSTFSTLQELVAHYKKGSDGLCQKLTVPCVSSKPQKPWEKDAWEIPRESLKLEKKLGAGQFGEVWMATYNKHTKVAVKTMKPGSMSVEAFLAEANLMKTLQHDKLVKLHAVVTEEPIYIITEFMAKGSLLDFLKSAEGSKQPLPKLIDFSAQIAEGMAFIEQRNYIHRDLRAANILVSASLVCKIADFGLARVIEDNAYMAREGAKFPIKWTAPEAINFGSFTIKSDVWSFGILLMEIVTYGRIPYPGMTNPEVIRALERGYRMPRPEHCPEELYKMMTRCWKNRPEERPTFEYIQSVLDDFYTATESQYQQQP; encoded by the exons ATGGGATGCATGAAGTCCAAATTCCTCCAGGACAGAGGCAAGGTCTCAAAAACCGAGCCCAGTACCAACCCACACAGCCCTGTGTATGTGCCAGATCCCACGTCTGCAAGCAAGCGG CACCctgacaacagcaacaacaacccACCAGGGTCCACAGATG GTCCTGATGACATCGTTGTGATTGCTCTTTATGATTATGACGCCATTCACCACGAAGACCTCAGTTTCCAGAAGGGAGATCAGATGGTGGTCCTGGAAGA GTCTGGGGAATGGTGGAAGGCTCGATCCCTGGCCACCCGGAAAGAAGGCTATATCCCAAGCAACTACGTTGCCCGCATTGACTCTCTGGAGACAGAGGA GTGGTTCTTCAAGGACATCAGCCGGAAGGATGCAGAGCGCCAACTCCTGGCCCCGGGCAACGTGCTGGGCTCCTTCCTGATCCGGGACAGCGAGACCACCAAAG GAAGCTACTCGTTGTCTGTGCGAGACTATGACCCCCAGCACAGGGACGCGGTGAAACATTACAAGATCCGGACCCTGGACGGTGGGGGCTTCTACATCTCCCCACGGAGCACCTTCAGCACCCTGCAGGAGCTGGTGGCCCACTACAAGA AGGGGAGTGATGGACTCTGCCAGAAGCTGACAGTGCCCTGCGTGTCCTCCAAGCCCCAGAAGCCGTGGGAGAAAGATGCTTGGGAGATACCCCGGGAATCCCTCAAGCTGGAGAAGAAACTTGGAGCCGGGCAGTTTGGGGAAGTCTGGATGG ccACCTACAACAAGCACACCAAGGTGGCTGTGAAGACGATGAAGCCAGGGAGCATGTCTGTGGAGGCCTTCCTGGCAGAGGCCAACCTGATGAAGACTCTGCAGCATGACAAGCTGGTGAAGCTGCATGCAGTGGTCACAGAGGAACCCATCTACATCATCACGGAGTTCATGGCCAAAG gaaGCCTGCTGGACTTCCTGAAAAGTGCGGAGGGCAGCAAGCAGCCGTTGCCCAAGCTCATTGACTTCTCAGCCCAG ATTGCAGAAGGCATGGCCTTCATCGAGCAGAGGAACTACATTCACCGAGACCTCAGAGCCGCCAACATCCTGGTCTCTGCGTCCCTGGTGTGTAAGATCGCCGACTTTGGCCTGGCACGTGTCATCGAGGACAACGCGTACATGGCTCGGGAAG GGGCCAAGTTCCCCATCAAGTGGACAGCCCCTGAAGCCATCAACTTTGGCTCTTTCACCATCAAGTCAGACGTCTGGTCCTTTGGTATTCTGCTGATGGAGATCGTCACCTATGGCCGGATCCCTTACCCAG GGATGACAAACCCTGAGGTGATCCGGGCACTGGAGCGTGGATACCGCATGCCTCGACCAGAGCACTGCCCTGAGGAGCTCTACAAAATGATGACACGCTGCTGGAAGAACCGCCCTGAGGAGCGGCCCACCTTCGAATATATCCAGAGTGTGCTGGACGACTTCTACACGGCCACTGAGAGCCAGTACCAACAGCAACCGTGA